One Microcaecilia unicolor chromosome 4, aMicUni1.1, whole genome shotgun sequence genomic region harbors:
- the MDK gene encoding midkine isoform X1, with amino-acid sequence MQLRGIIFILLLALIAISSAARNKKEKGKKGASDCAEWQWGPCTPNSKDCGVGFREGTCKEETVRLKCKIPCNWKKEFGADCKYKFESWGGCDAATGMKARSGTLKKSLYNAECQETIQVTKPCSPKTKSKPKAAKKGKGKE; translated from the exons ATGCAGTTGCGTGGGATCATCTTTATCCTGCTCCTGGCTCTtattgccatttccagtgctgccaGGAATAAAAAAG agaaagggaagaaaggggccTCAGATTGCGCAGAGTGGCAGTGGGGGCCCTGCACCCCTAACAGCAAAGACTGTGGGGTGGGTTTCCGCGAGGGCACCTGCAAGGAAGAGACTGTCAGACTCAAGTGCAAGATCCCCTGCAACTGGAAGAAAGAGTTTGGAG CTGATTGCAAGTACAAGTTTGAGAGTTGGGGTGGTTGTGATGCAGCCACGGGGATGAAGGCCCGCTCTGGAACCTTGAAGAAATCTCTGTACAATGCAGAATGCCAGGAGACCATTCAAGTGACCAAACCTTGCTCTCCCAAGACCAAGTCAAAACCCAAAG
- the MDK gene encoding midkine isoform X2, producing the protein MQLRGIIFILLLALIAISSAARNKKEKGKKGASDCAEWQWGPCTPNSKDCGVGFREGTCKEETVRLKCKIPCNWKKEFGADCKYKFESWGGCDAATGMKARSGTLKKSLYNAECQETIQVTKPCSPKTKSKPKAKKGKGKE; encoded by the exons ATGCAGTTGCGTGGGATCATCTTTATCCTGCTCCTGGCTCTtattgccatttccagtgctgccaGGAATAAAAAAG agaaagggaagaaaggggccTCAGATTGCGCAGAGTGGCAGTGGGGGCCCTGCACCCCTAACAGCAAAGACTGTGGGGTGGGTTTCCGCGAGGGCACCTGCAAGGAAGAGACTGTCAGACTCAAGTGCAAGATCCCCTGCAACTGGAAGAAAGAGTTTGGAG CTGATTGCAAGTACAAGTTTGAGAGTTGGGGTGGTTGTGATGCAGCCACGGGGATGAAGGCCCGCTCTGGAACCTTGAAGAAATCTCTGTACAATGCAGAATGCCAGGAGACCATTCAAGTGACCAAACCTTGCTCTCCCAAGACCAAGTCAAAACCCAAAG